Proteins encoded together in one Vibrio hippocampi window:
- a CDS encoding c-type cytochrome codes for MKKLALILSLVASCSVWAQGDIEAGKAKSQTCVACHAADGNSQLTIYPKIAGQHAKYIEKQLKEFKLGMTSNGKQGRYDPVMSGMALPLSEEDMADLAAYYASMPISDNATPENVVEQGKVLYSAGDSERGITACIACHGPRGNGTELSGFPKVSGQHADYIKLQLEKFRAGDRNNDMNAMMRDIAKKLTDEDIDILSKYMGGLH; via the coding sequence ATGAAAAAATTAGCGCTAATTTTGAGTCTGGTTGCCAGCTGCTCAGTATGGGCTCAAGGCGATATTGAAGCTGGAAAAGCAAAATCCCAAACCTGTGTTGCGTGTCATGCCGCTGACGGCAACAGTCAATTAACAATTTACCCTAAGATTGCGGGTCAGCATGCAAAATATATCGAGAAGCAACTCAAAGAGTTCAAACTCGGCATGACCAGCAATGGCAAACAAGGTCGCTACGATCCCGTGATGAGTGGAATGGCGTTACCGCTATCTGAAGAAGATATGGCGGATCTTGCCGCTTATTATGCCTCAATGCCCATCTCAGATAACGCCACACCTGAAAACGTGGTAGAGCAAGGTAAGGTATTGTATTCCGCGGGTGATAGTGAGCGAGGCATTACCGCTTGTATCGCTTGTCATGGTCCTAGAGGTAATGGTACTGAGCTTTCTGGTTTCCCCAAAGTTTCGGGGCAACATGCAGACTACATCAAACTCCAGCTAGAAAAGTTTCGCGCTGGCGACCGCAACAACGATATGAATGCCATGATGCGTGATATTGCCAAAAAGCTAACAGATGAAGATATCGATATTTTGTCCAAATATATGGGTGGTCTCCACTAA
- the yihA gene encoding ribosome biogenesis GTP-binding protein YihA/YsxC: MSVKIHYQNTHFITSAPDIRHLPEDEGIEIAFAGRSNAGKSSSLNRLTNQKSLAKTSKTPGRTQLINLFKVDEGCHIVDLPGYGFAQVPLEMKKKWQKSLGEYLQKRKCLKGLVVLMDIRHPMKDLDQQLIDWAVECGIPVQVLLTKADKLKSGARKAAVLKIREAAMAFGGDVQVDAFSSLKGIGVDQLRNKLDTWFAPAFAMQQDSEDDTTDDLDNEE, from the coding sequence TTGAGCGTAAAAATTCATTACCAAAACACGCACTTCATAACTAGTGCACCTGATATTCGACATTTACCCGAAGATGAAGGTATTGAAATTGCCTTTGCTGGTCGCTCGAATGCCGGTAAGTCAAGCTCATTGAACCGACTGACTAACCAAAAAAGCTTGGCAAAAACCAGTAAAACGCCGGGACGAACGCAGTTAATCAACCTATTTAAAGTGGATGAAGGCTGTCATATTGTCGACTTACCTGGATATGGCTTCGCTCAAGTCCCACTGGAAATGAAGAAAAAGTGGCAGAAGTCTCTAGGTGAATACCTGCAAAAGCGTAAATGCTTAAAAGGCTTGGTGGTATTGATGGATATCCGTCATCCCATGAAAGATCTTGATCAACAACTGATCGACTGGGCGGTAGAGTGCGGTATTCCTGTGCAAGTTCTGTTAACAAAAGCCGACAAACTTAAATCAGGCGCAAGAAAGGCAGCAGTGCTTAAGATCCGCGAGGCAGCAATGGCATTTGGTGGCGATGTTCAAGTGGACGCCTTCTCTTCACTGAAAGGGATCGGTGTTGATCAATTGCGTAACAAACTAGACACTTGGTTTGCGCCTGCTTTTGCTATGCAGCAAGACAGCGAAGATGACACAACTGATGATTTAGACAACGAAGAGTAA